The Anopheles merus strain MAF chromosome 2L, AmerM5.1, whole genome shotgun sequence genome has a segment encoding these proteins:
- the LOC121591942 gene encoding serine/threonine-protein kinase tricornered — translation MTATDNTVRFSDHTLDKATKAKVTLENYYSNLITQHGERKQRQAKLEASLKDETLSESQRQEKRMQHAQKETEFLRLKRSRLGVEDFEALKVIGRGAFGEVRLVQKKDTGHVYAMKVLRKADMLEKEQVAHVRAERDVLVEADHQWVVKMYYSFQDSVNLYLIMEFLPGGDMMTLLMKKDTLSEECTQFYIVETALAIDSIHRLGFIHRDIKPDNLLLDARGHLKLSDFGLCTGLKKSHRTDFYRDLSQAKPSDFIGTCASPMDSKRRAESWKRNRRALAYSTVGTPDYIAPEVFLQTGYGPACDWWSLGVIMYEMLMGYPPFCSDNPQDTYRKVMNWRETLIFPPETPISEEARDTIVKFCCEAERRLGSQRGIEDLKLVQFFRGVDWEHIRERPAAIPVEVRSIDDTSNFDEFPDVALEIPAHPQPEGEVLKDWVFINYTFRRFESLTQRGTPTKK, via the exons ATGACGGCGACTGATAACACGGTTCGCTTCAGCGATCATACGCTCGATAAGGCGACCAAAGCGAAGGTCACGCTGGAGAACTACTACAGCAATCTGATCACACAGCACGGCGAGCGGAAACAGCGCCAGGCGAAGCTGGAAGCGTCGCTGAAGGACGAGACGCTGTCCGAGTCGCAGCGGCAGGAGAAGCGCATGCAGCACGCCCAGAAGGAGACGGAATTCCTGCGCCTCAAGCGCTCCCGGCTCGGGGTGGAGGACTTCGAGGCGCTCAAGGTGATCGGACGGGGCGCATTCGGCGAGGTGCGGCTGGTGCAGAAGAAGGATACCGGGCACGTGTACGCGATGAAGGTGCTGCGCAAGGCGGACATGCTGGAAAAGGAGCAGGTGGCGCACGTGCGGGCCGAGCGGGACGTGCTGGTCGAGGCCGACCACCAGTGGGTGGTGAAGATGTACTACAGCTTTCAG GATTCGGTAAATTTGTATCTTATCATGGAGTTCCTTCCCGGCGGCGACATGATGACGCTGCTCATGAAGAAGGACACACTGTCGGAGGAGTGCACACAGTTCTACATCGTCGAGACGGCGCTCGCGATCGATTCGATTCACCGGCTCGGCTTCATCCACCGCGACATCAAGCCGGACAATCTGCTGCTGGATGCGCGCGGCCACCTGAAGCTGTCCGACTTTGGGCTGTGCACGGGGCTGAAGAAATCGCACCGCACCGACTTCTATCGCGACCTGTCGCAGGCCAAACCGTCCGACTTTATCGGCACCTGCGCCAGCCCGATGGACTCGAAGCGGCGGGCGGAAAGCTGGAAGCGCAATCGGCGAGCGCTGGCGTACAGTACGGTCGGCACGCCGGACTACATCGCGCCGGAGGTGTTCCTGCAGACGGGGTACGGGCCGGCGTGCGACTGGTGGTCGCTCGGCGTGATCATGTACGAGATGCTGATGGGCTATCCGCCGTTCTGCTCGGACAACCCGCAGGACACGTACCGGAAGGTGATGAACTGGCGGGAGACGCTCATCTTCCCGCCAGAAACGCCTATCTCGGAGGAGGCCCGCGATACGATAGTGAAATTTTGCTGCGAAGCTGAACGACG ACTCGGCTCACAGCGTGGAATTGAGGATCTGAAGCTAGTGCAATTCTTCCGCGGCGTCGACTGGGAGCACATACGAGAGCGTCCGGCGGCCATCCCGGTGGAGGTGCGCTCGATCGACGATACATCGAACTTTGACGAATTCCCCGACGTAGCACTAGAGATAC CCGCCCACCCACAACCGGAAGGGGAAGTGCTCAAGGATTGGGTGTTTATCAACTACACCTTCAGACGGTTCGAAAGCCTTACCCAGCGCGGAACGCCGACGAAAAAGTGA